CCGACCCCGAGGGCCGGGACGTGGACGGGAACGCCGCACTGGTGCGCCACGCCGTCACCCGCCGGGCGCGCGTCCACTGACGCCCCGTCACGCCGGCCCGCGGGTACGGCTGCGTCAGCCGCGGGTGCCGAGGTCCAGGCGGTCGGCCAGGCCGGCGGCGCCGAACGCCGCGACGAGCCGGTCGCGGCCCTCGGTGAAGTGCGCCCAGCTGTCGTAGTGGACGGGCACGACACGTCGCGCGCCGAGGAGGACGGCGGCCTCGGCGGCCTGCGCGCTGTCCAGGACGATGGGTTCGCCGCCGAAGACGACCGGGAAGCGCGGGGCCCCGGCGAAGAGGACGGCGGTGTCCACGGGCGCGAACCGGGCCGCGATCTCCTTCACCAGGTCGAGTGAGGCGTTGTCGCCGCTGACGTAGACCGTGGGGAGGCCCTCGCCGGTGAGGACGAAGCCGACGACCTGGCCCGTGATCGCCTCGACCTCGTCGCGCTCCCCGGGGCCGTGGAGGGCGGGCACACCGGTGACGGTCACCGTGCCGCCGCCGGGGCGTTCCAGCTCGACCGACTCCCAGTCGGCCAGGCCCTTCGCACCGTCCCCCAGGCGCTCCCCGCCGCCGGGCGTGGTGAGGGTGAGCGGCACGTCGGCGAGCAGGGCCCGGCCCGAGGTGTCGAGGTTGTCGGGGTGCTCGTCGTGGGAGAGCAGGACCACGTCGACGCGGCCCAGGTCGGCCGGGACGGCGGCGGCGGGCGCCGTCTTCACCAGGCGCGGGCCGCCCGGCGTCGCGTACTCGCCGGGCGCGTCGAACGTCGGGTCGGTGAGGAAGCGCAGGCCGCCGTACTCGAACAGCGCGGTCGGGCCGCCCAGGACGCGGACGGGAAACGGCTCGCCGGTGGGACTCGTCGCAGAAGACATTCAGAACCTCACGGATGGTAGGAGGCTGATCCGTGAGTACGGTAAGGTGTTCTCACGGATCAGCGCAAGCCCTACCATGAGGCCCATGGAGGAGACCGTGATCGCCGACCCGCTGCCGTCCGCGCCCGGCGCCGAGCGGTACCCCGCGCTCGACCTCGCCAACAGCGCCGTCACGCTGCCCGGCGGGCAGCGCCTCGACCTCCTCGACACACCCGCGGGCGCCGAGCGGTGGCTCGTCGACCGCGGACTCGCCCCGGTCGACACCGGCATGCAGGAGCTCTGCGCCTCCCTGCTGCGCTCCCTGCGCGACCACGTCCGCGCCCTCCTCGCGGCCCACGCCGCCGGCCGGCCCGCCCCCGCCGACGCGCTGACCGCCCTCAACGACGCGCTCACCCGGGCCCCCGCCGCCTCCCTGCTCCGCTGGGACCCGGACCGCGGCCTGTACCGCGAGACGGCCCACCCGGTCGCGCGGATCGTCGAACACGCCCTCGCCGTCCTCGCCGCCGACACCGCCGACCTGCTGACCGGCCCCGACGCCGACCGCCTCACCGCCTGCGGCTCCACCCCCTGCAACCGCTACCTGCTCCGCCACGGCCGCCGCCACTGGTGCTCGGTGCGCTGCGGCGACCGCGCCCGAGCCGCCCGCGCCTACGCCCGCCGCACCGCGGCCGCCGCCCCGCACCTCCGCGGCACCACGACGCCGCCGGACGGCACGCGCCCGCCCCGGACGCGGCTCTGACGGATCCTCGACGCGGGACCGGCGCCCCGCCGGAAACGGCTGGGTCCCGGCAGGGAAGTCCGGGTCCAACACCGTCCACATCGGTGCGATGGAGGCGTCCACGCTCCTCATGGCGTGCACCCTGATGTTCATCGGCGGCGACAGCGCCGGCACGGCGGGCGGCATCAAGGTCGGCACCTTCGCCGTCCTGGCCGCCGCCATGGTCACCGAGGTGCGGGCCGGGCCCAACCCGACGGTCATGGGGCGGCGCACCGCACCGCACCGCACGCGCTGCGCCAGGCGCTGACGATCGCCCTGCTCGGTGTGGGCTTCGTCATGGCCGCACCCTGGCGCTGCTGGTGGTGGTGGACGCGCCGATGGAGCCGGTGCTGTTCGAAGCCGTGTCGGCCTCCGGCACGGTGGGGTTGTCGGCCTGGGACCCCCCGTGGCGGGCGAGCTGATCGGGTCCTGCTGATGTTCGTCGGCCGGCTCGGTCCGGTCACCCTCGTGTCGGCGCTCGCACCGCGCGAGCGGACCCGCCGCTACGAGCTACCCGGGCCTTCACCTACGCGACCGCCGTAACGGTCATCGAGAAGGGCGGCGTCATCGTCGTCACCGGCAAGACCCAGGCCGTGGAGGCGTTCGCGGAACTCGACTGAACCCGCGTCCCGACCGTGGTCGCGCATCCCGGCCGCGGTCGCCGGCCGTGGCCCACCGGCCGTGGCCCACCGGCCGTGGCCCACCGGTCGTGATGCCCGTGCGAGGGGGGACGTCACCTGCGGCTCGTGCCACGGGACGGGGACGGGGGCGGTCGACGAGGAGGCGCCGCGCGACGGTCCGCCGCCCGTCCCCACCGCGCCACCCCTCAGTACGATGAACCACCCCGGTGGCGCGTGCCGGGCGGGCGGAGCGGGAGGAGGCGGCGTGGCGGACCGGAACGAGGGTGGTGCCCCCCACCAGGCCCGTCGCCGTGGCCAGGGCGAGCTGGAGGCGCAGGTGCTGGCCGCGCTGCGGGACGCCCCCGGCCCCGTGAACGCCGGGTGGGTGCAGGAGCGGCTCGGCGGTGGACTCGCGTACACCACCGTGATCACCATCCTCACGCGTCTGCACGGCAAGGGCGCGGTCGCCCGGGAGCGGGCGGGCCGGTCCTTCGCGTGGACGCCGACCGCGGACGAGGCGGGACTGGCCGCCCTGCGGATGCGGAGGGTGCTGGACGCCGAGGAGGACCGGGAGGCCGTCCTGGCGAGCTTCGTGACCGCCCTCACGCCGGGTGACGAGCAGGTGTTGCGCGACCTGCTGGCCCAGGCGGTCGACGAGGGGGAAGACTGACGGCATGGGGGTCTTCGTCTTCCTGCCGCTCGTCCTGCCCTTGAGCGCCTGGCCGATCGCCCGGCTCGCCGAGCAGCACCTGCATCCGCGCGCGGCCACCCGGCTCCTGGCGGGGGTCGCCGGCGTGCTGGCCGTGTGCAGCACGCTGTGCCTGGCGCTGCTCGTGGTGGTCGGGACCGCGCAGCTGCCGGGCAACCCGCTCCCCGACGGCTGGTCCGACCCCGAGGTGCGCGCGGCGCTGCCGTACGACGAGGTCGCGGGCAAGGCGGCCATCCCCGCGCTGATGGCCGTGACCGCGGCGTGCGCCAGGACGGTGTGGCGCCACCACCGCGTACGCCGGCGGGCGGCGCGCGCCCTCGCGCCGCTGCCATACCGGTCCGTGGCCGTGCTGCGGGACTCGGCGCCCTACGCGTACGCCCTCCCCGGTGGGCCGCGCGGCCGGGTCGTGGTCACCACCGGGATGCTCGGCCGGCTCGGCTCGCCCGAGCGGCGCGCCCTGTTCGCGCACGAGCGGGCACACCTGGCGGGCCGGCACCACCGCTTCCTGCTGGCCGTGCAGCTCGCCGCCCGGGCCAACCCGTTCCTGCGGCCGCTGCGCACCGCCGTGAGCTACACCGCGGAACGCTGGGCGGACGAGGACGCCGCCGAGGAGGTCGGCAACCGGCGCCTGGTGGCGCGGACCATCGGCAAGGCGGCGCTCGTCACCCGCGGTGCGCCCGTCGCCACGCTCGCGGGCTTCGCGGAGGCCGGACCCGTACCGCGCCGGGTGGCCGCGCTGCTGGCGCCGGCACCCGCCGCGCGCGTCTGGCACCCCGCCTCCACCACCGTGGGCCTGGCGGCCTGGGGCGCCGCCGCGGGGGCGACGGTCTCGGCGCTGTCGTCGGCGAACTCGGCCGTCACGCTGTTCTTCGTCCTGAAGGCGGCCACACCGCTCTGACGCACGGCGAAGGGGCCTTCCCCCCGGACTCGGGTGGAAGGCCCCTTCGCCGTGCGCCCCTGCCGCTGCGCGGGGCCCCGGTGGGTCAGAGGTCGAACTCGTGCGGCGGCAGCTCCAGTACGTGGCAGGCTTCCCGTACGACCGCCTGCTCGGTCTTGTCGAAGTCGCCGTCGGCGCCGCCGATGATGATGCCGATCTGGACGACCGCGCGGGCCTCGGCGGGCTTCTTCTTCGCCTTGGCGACCTCCTGGAGCACGCTGACCTTGCCGAAGTCGAAGTCGGCGGTGAGCTTGTCGAGGTTGGCGTCGAAGCGGCGCCGCAGCTCGTCGGCCGGGAAGTTCTGCAACACCTCGTTGCCGGCGATCAGTTCGGCGACGCGGCGACGCTCGGCCGGGTCGATGGTGCCGTCGGCCGCGGCGACCAGGGCGCAGATCGCCATGGAGGCGTCGCGGAAGGCGCCGCTCTTGAGCTCGTGCTTCTTCGCCGTGAGCTGCGTCTGCATCGTCGATGCGGACTCCTTGATGCGGTCCCACAGGGCCATGAGGACTCCGTTCGTGTGTAGGGGTGGCCCGGGCCGGACGGGGGACGGGCCCACGGGCCACCACGTCTTCTACATTGTTGTAGAAGGTATCAGGGATGCGGGCCGCCGCGTGCGGGGCCGCCTCGATTCTCGTCACCCTCGCCCCCCTCGCCCTCGAAGAAGTCACCGTCCTCGTCGACGACTTCGGCCATGCCCGTCCCGCCGGCGACGCCGACGGCCGGTCCGGCCGCGCCGGTCGCGACCGCGGTGCCCACGCCGGGGCCGGACCGGTGGCTGGATTCACGTCTTCCTGAATTCAGGATCTCCTGTACTCTCTCGTCGTGCTCACTCTCGCTTCCGACATCGAGGTGCTGGCCCGGTTCGGCCGCGCGCTCGCCGATCCCCTTCGCTGCCGCGTCCTGCTCGCCTTGCGCCAGGCCCCGGCGTACCCCGCCGAACTGGCGGACGCCCTCGGGGTGTCGCGGACCCGGCTGTCGAACCACCTGGCCTGCCTGCGTGACTGCGGCCTGGTCGTCGCCCTGCCCGACGGCCGCCGCACCCGTTACGAACTCGCCGACGAGCGCCTCGGTCACGCGCTGGACGACCTGCGCGCCGCCGTGGTGGCGGTGGAGGCCGGCCGCACCTGTGGCGACGCCGACGAGAAGGGCTGCTGCTGACCGTGGTCGCCGAGACCGTGTCCCCCGGACCCTCCCCGGCCCGGCGTGAGGAACTCGCGCGCCGCATACGGCTCCTGGTCGCCGGGACCATCGCCTACAACGCCGTCGAGGCGGTCGTCGCCCTCACCGCCGGCGCCCTCGCCTCCTCCGCCGCCCTGATCGGCTTCGGCCTCGACTCGATCGTCGAGGTCTCCTCCGCCGCCGCGGTCGCCTGGCAGTTCTCCGCTCGCGACCACGCGCTGCGCGAGGCGCGCGAGCGGACCGCGCTGCGCGTCATCGCCGTCTCGTTCTTCGTGCTCGCCGCCTACGTGACCGTCGACGCGGTCCGGGCGCTGGCCGGTGGCGGCGAGGCGGAGCGCTCCGTTCCCGGCATCGTCCTGGCCGCCCTCTCCTTGGCGGTCATGCCGTTCCTGTCGACCGCCCAGCGCAAGGCCGGCCGTGCGCTCGGCTCCGCGTCCGCCGTGGCGGACTCCAGGCAGACCATGCTCTGCACCTGCCTGTCGGCCGTCCTCCTGGCCGGGCTCCTCCTCAACGCCACGCTCGGGTGGTCCTGGGCCGACCCCGTCGCCGCCCTCGTCATCGCCGCCCTCGCCGTCAAGGAGGGCCGGAACGCGTGGCGGGGCGAGGGCTGCTGCGCCCCGGTCGTCTCCCCGCACGCCCCGGTCGTCTCCCCGGACGACCCGGCCGCCTCCCCGCTCATCCCCGTCGTCGGCGCGGGGGAGGGCGGGTGCGGGTGCCGTCCCGGCCCCGACCGCTGCGGCTGAGGCGCCACGGGCATCTCGTCGACCGACTTGGTAATGGGATCCATTTTCATATAGCGTCTCGGTCATCACCTGTTCGAGGAGTTGGTCATGGCCGTACCGAAGCGCAAGATGTCCCGCAGCAACACGCGTCACCGCCGGGCCCAGTGGAAGGCCGTCACGCCCCAGCTGGTGCCGGTGACGGTGGACGGCACGGTCCACCGGGTGCCGCAGCGCCTGGTGAAGGCGTACGAGCGCGGTCTCCTGCGCCCCGAGGGCTGAGCGCGATGGGTGCCACCGACCGCCGGCTGCCGGTGACCGTGCTCTCGGGCTTCCTCGGCGCCGGCAAGACGACCCTGCTCAACCACGTCCTCGGCAACCGCGACGGGCTGCGGGTCGCGGTGATCGTCAACGACATGAGCGAGGTCAACATCGACGCGGCGCTGGTGCGCGGCGGCGAGGCCGCCCTGTCGCGGACCGAGGAGCGCCTGGTCGAGATGACCAACGGCTGCATCTGCTGCACCCTGCGCGACGACCTGCTGGAGGAAGTGGACCGGCTGGCCCGCGAAGGCCGTTTCGACCACCTGCTCATCGAGTCGAGCGGCATCTCCGAGCCCATGCCCGTCGCGGCCACCTTCGCCTTCCCCCGGGACGACGGCGCGACCCTCGGCGACCTGGCCCGCCTGGACACCATGGTCACCGTGGTCGACGCGGCGAACTTCCTGCCCGAACTCGCCGGGGGCGACGGCCTGGTGGAGCGGGGGCTGGACCAGTACGAGGAGGACGAGCGGACGGTCAGCGACCTGCTGATGGACCAGATCGAGTTCGCCGACGTCCTCGTGCTCAACAAGCTCGACCTCGTCGAGCCGGCCGACGCGCTCCGGCTGCGCGCCGCCCTCAACCGGCTGAACCCCGCCGCCCGGGTGGTGACCGCCGTCCACGGACGGGTGCCGCTCGACCAGGTCCTGGGAACCGGTCTGTTCGACCTGGAACGCGCCCAGGAGGCCCCGGGCTGGGTCATGGAGCTCAACGGCGACCACGTGCCGGAGACCGAGGAGTACGGCATCTCCAGCCTCGTCTTCCGCTCCGACCGGCCCTTCCACCCGGGCCGGTTGTTCACCTTCGTGACCGAGGAGCTCGACAGTGGCGCCTTCGGGCAGATTTTGCGCTCCAAGGGCTTCTTCTGGCTCGCCAGCCGCCCCCTGATCACCGGACTGTGGTCGCAGGCGGGGTCCGTGGCGCGCTTCGAGCCCTCCGGCGTCCGCGACGCCGCCCAGGGCCAGGAGCTCGTCTTCATCGGTACCGGCCTGCGGCCCGAGGCCCTCAAGGCGGCGCTGGCGAGCTGCCTGACGGCGGAGGGCGAAGCCCTCCCCGCGAGCGACCCGTTCCCTTCCTGGGGCTCGTACGGGATCGACGAGGCCTGCGAGCACGAGCAGTCCACGCTCGCGCGGTCGGGCTGACGCACCCCGGGTCGGGCGGTGGTCGCAGCCACGGCACCGCCCGACCCGGCCCCACCGTGTGACCTCCCCGGTCGAACTCCGGCCGCGCGCCGCTCCCTCGGCCCGCGGCGCCGGGGCGCGGCCCGCAGCCGTCAGGGATGACCGCCTCCGCGCCACCACCTCCAACCGTCCCGTGCGCGTCCCCTCGGCCGTGCGCGGCGCCACGTCCCCGTGCCCCCGCCCTTCACGGCGGGGGCACGGGGACGTCGACGTGCGGGTGACGGGCGGGCGCCCCGAAGTGGCGCCGTCCGAACGGTTCAGGAGGGGATCACGTGGGACGGGGGTGACTTCCCTCCGCCGTGCTCCCCGCCGTTCCGGCAGTCGGCGCAGAGCCCGGTGAGTTCCAGGGTGTGCTCGACCTCCGCGAAGCCCCGCGACCGTACGACTGCGGCGACCCACTCCTCGATGACGCCGGTGTCCAGGGGCTCGTCGCGGCGGCAGCTGCGGCACACGAGGTAGTGACGGTGCCCGGCCCCGGGGCGGTGGCGGTAGAGCCGCTCGCCTGCGTCGTCGCGTACGACGTCGGCGCCGCCGGCGCGCTCCAGGTCCTGCAGCGCGCGGTACACGGTGGTGAGGCCGACACGGACGCCCGAGTCGCTCATCAGCCCGTGCAGTTCCTGGGCCGACACGAACTCCGCGCGCTCCGCCAGCGCCGCCGCCACGGCGACGCGCTGACGGGTCGTGCGCCGGTTCCTGCCGGTTGCTGTGACGGTCACGGCCGACTCCCTGCTGGACGCTGTTCCTGTCCGTCCGGGCCCGGGGTCCACGGCGATCCCCGTGGACCCCGGGCCGTGAAGGCCACCGCGTGCGCGGGTCCCCTCAGTCTCCGGAGGTGGCGGGCGACCGGGCGACGACACGGGCGAGGACGAGCGCCACGAGGGTCAGCCCGCCGAGGACCGCCGCCGTGCCCGGGAAGCCGCCGAGGGCCAGGCCCACGCCGCCGAGTCCCGCGCCGACGAACACCCCGAAGCTCATCCCGGCGGCGTTGACGCTCAGCGCCGTGCCGCGCAGGGGGCCGCAGCGCCGTACGAGCAGGGTGGTGACGCACGCCGCGACCGTCGCGTGCCCCACGCCGACGAGCGCCGTCAGCGGCAGGGCCAGCCAGAGAGACCGGGCGAAGAAGACGCCCACCAGCGCGGCCAGCGCCACCACCAGCCCCAGTGTCATCAGCCGTTCCCCCGAGATCCCCGCCCGTTCGACGCTCAGCAACCGTCCGGCGAACAGGTTCCCGAGGAAGAACGACGTGCCGCTGAGCGTCCACACCATCGCGAACGGTCCCGGCGCCAGCCCGAACCGCTCGTCGTAGAAGGCGGCGAGATAGGCGAGGTACCCCATGAACGCGGCCGTGCGCAGCATGGCGACCAGGACCAGCGGCACCACGCCGGGCAGGGCGCCCAGGAGCCGGAACGACTCCAGGTAGCCGGGCCGCTTCACCTCGTCGGTGGCCCGCGCCTCCGCACCGGGCGCGGGCGTCCGCCGGCCGCGCAGCAGGAAGTACAGGGCCAGTGCGGAGCAGAGCGCGGCGATGGCCCACAGGTCGCCCCGCCAGCCCCACAGCAGCGCCGGCAGCGCCACGAGCGGCGCGGCGAGGAGCGCGGTCAGCGACTGGGTGGCGGTGATGAGCGTCGCCGCGCGGCCCGCGGCGGCGTCGTCGTCGAAGCGGTCGGCCGCGGCCGCGGTCAGCGCCGGGTTGAGGACGGCCGTACCGGCGCCGACGAGGAGGCAGAAGGCGGCCAGCAGGAGGAGGTCGCCGCCCGCGCCGAGTGCCGCCGAGACCGCGAGCACGGCGAGGCCGCCCGCGGCCGCCCACTCCCGGCGGACGCGGTCGATCAGCGGGGCCAGCGCGGTGCCCACGGCGAGGGCGGCCAGGCCGCCGAGGCCGCGCAGCTGGCCCAGGGCCGCGACGCCGCCCCCCGAATCGTCGGCGATCGGGACGAGGAAGGTGCTGTAGATGGTGAAGGGCACCAGACCCACGGCGGAGGCCAGCATGAACGGCCACAGGACGCGGGCCATGCGCAGGTCACCGGGGACGGCCGCCGCGTCCGCGACGGCCTTGTCCGCCACTGTCGTCACGTCCGTCACGGCCCCCGGACCCGGGGTCGACGGAACCGGGGCGGCCCCGGCCGCGGCCCCCGGGACCGCGGCCTCCGGGACCGCGGCTTCCGGGTGGCCCCCGGAACCCGTGCCCGCGGTGGCGGCCGGCTCCGGCCGCGTCCCCGTGGTCGGCGACGGTGAGGTTGCGGGGCCCTGGGTCTCGCTGCTCACGCCTGCCCCACCCGGTACCGGTAGAGCGCGGTCGCGTCGGCGCTGAACTGCGAGAACGGGAAGGGCTCGGCGGACAGCGCGGTCACACCGGCACCGAGGAAGGCACGGGCGACGGCGCTGCCGGTCTGGGCGTAGACCACCAGGGGGAGGGCGTGCTTGCGGCAGTGTTCGAGGATCCGGTCGAAGCTGCCGTTGCTGAGGGTCATGCCGGTGGCGACCACGGCGTCGGCCGCGTCCAGGACCTGGTCCATGTCGTCGGTGACCGGGTCGCCCCAGTTCGTGGTGCGCAGGTTGAAGTCGCAGGGCAGCGGCACGCCGCCCTGCTCGCGTATCGCCGCGACGAGCGGGTTGACGACGCCGATGAGCGCGACCTTCGCCCCCGGGGCGATGTCGAGGAGCCCGGCCACCGCGGCGTCCCGCGCCCGGGCCCGCTCCTCCGGCGTACCGGTGGGCAGGGTGACGGTCTCGGCCTCCGCCGCGTCGCGGTGCGGCCGTACGCGGCCGAGGTAGGCGTCGAGCGCGGCGACGCGCACCGGCGCCGACTCGTGCCGGACGAGGGTGTCGAGGGTGTGGCCGGAGGCCTCGGCGCAGAAGTCCGGGGGGAGTTCGCCGGCTTCGAAGGAGCAGGCGCCGAAGGCGTCGCCGGAGCGGAGCAGCAGGTAGTGGTTGCGGTAGGTGACCTGGCTGCCGGCGAGTCGGGTGGTGTGGTGCAGCCAGAAGGCGCTGGTGACGGCCAGCTCACCGGGGAGCGGCCCGAAGGCGCCCTCCAGGACGGCCTGCTGGAGCTCCGGTACGGACTGCGGCTGTGTGGGAGACATGGCGGTTCCTTCTCGGGTGTGTGCGGACACGGGTGTGGTGGGGCACCGGTGAGGTGCCCCCGTGGAGGGTGCGGCACCAGGGGCGGCGCCGCACGAGGGGTGGTGCGTGAAGGGGGCGAGGGGGAGGAGGGTCAGGGCAGGTCGGCCAGCCGTTCGGCGCGGTAGGGGAGGTCGGACAGCTCCGGCCGCCCGGCCGGCTGGAAGCACAGCAGGAGCGAACGCCTGTCCGCGGCCGACCGGTTGGGCCCGGAGCGGTGCACGACGAGACCGGGGAACATCAGCACCGATCCGGCCGGTGCCTCGACGGTCACGGCGCCCCGCACGTCGGTCCGCGCGACGTCGACCAGCAGACCGGTGGGTTCGGACCGGTCCCGCGGCGCGGGCCCGGCCAGGTGGCTGCCGGGCACGAGCACGAGCGCGCCGTTGTCGGCCGTGACGTCGTCGAGGAACACCACCGCGGTGGCGACGTCCCGGGCGGCCGGGCCCGCGCAGCAGTACCAGTACGGATGGTCCTGGTGCCAGGGGAACTCCGAACCGACGCCCGCCCGCTTGAAGTTCAGCTTGGACGTGAACCTGCCCAGCCGCGCGCTGCCCACCATCCGCCGCATGGGCGCGGTGATCCGGTCGTCGGTCCACAGGGCGTCGAGCACCGGGTCCAGATGGGTGACGGGTGACAGGCTGCGCACCACGGGCGGACGGGCCTGCGGCTCCCAGTGGACGGTGGTGCCGTCCACCCTCTCCAGCCGGTGCCCGTCCGGCCACACGGTGACCTCGGTGGTGCCGTGCGAAGCCCGCCCGGTCACACGGGCGAGGACGGACTCCGCCGCCTGGCCCAGGGCCGTCGTCTCCGCGGCCCCGAGGAGCCGCGGCAGGACGACGACACCGCGGGTGAGCTGCTGGTCGAGGGACATGTCGAGGACCATGGGGGCACCTTCCGGTCGGTCGCGGGCGGTGGGGGAAGCGGACTGGCCCGCTCCGCCCCGCGACGGACGCTAGGCCGTCTCCGCCACCAGGACGGGCGCGCCACGCAGCAGCGCGCTGTCGGCCGGCGGCCAGTCCATGGCCGACCACGGGTGCCTGAGCTGGTCCTGCGTCGTGACCTCGTGGGGCCGCATGGCGCCGAGCCCACGGGCGTCGGAGTGGTGGGCGTAGGCGCTGTCGACGTAACGGTGCCCGGTGTCGGCGGCGAGGAAGACATACGTCCGGTCGGTGTCGCGTTCGCGCTCCCAGAGGGTCGCGAGGTACGCGGCGCCGGCGGACAGCCCGGCGAAGATGCCGCTGGCGCGCAGGAGTTCGACGGCGCCCGACATGGCGTAGTCGAAGTTGACCCAGTGGATGCGGTCGTACAGGTCGTGCCGGACGTTGTGGAAGGGGATGGAGCTGCCGATGCCGGCGATGATCATGTCGGGGTCGGAGACGTGCTCCGCGCCGAAGGTGACGCTGCCGAACGGCTGGACGCCGACGAGCGTCACGTCACGGCCCGCCTCGCGCAGATAGGTGGCGATGGCGCCGGTGGACGCGCCGGTGCCGACGCCCCCCACCAGCGACAGGGGGCCCTCGGGGACCTCCTTGCGGATCAGGTCGGCGACGTCGCGGTAACCGAGGTAGTGGATGGAGTCGTGGTACTGGCGCATCCAGTGGTAGTGCGGGTTCTCGCGCAGCAGCTCGCCGATCCGCTCGACGCGGAGGTTCTGGTCCAGGCGCAGGTTCTTGGAGGGCCGGACCTGTTCGAGGGTGGCGCCGAGGATCTCCAACTGGACGCGCAGGGTGCGGTCCACCGTGGTGGAGCCGACGACGTGGCAGTTCAGGCCGTACCGGTGGCAGGCCAGGGCGAGCGCGTGGGCGTAGATGCCGCTGGAGCTGTCGACGAGTGTGTCGCCGGGCTTCACCTGCCCGGTCTCCAGCAGGTGGCGCACCGCGCCGAGTGCCGAGTACAGCTTCATCGTCTCGAACCGCAGACAGACCGCCCCCGGTGGGACCGCCACCACGTCCGGTTCCTTGACCGCCTCGGCTATGTGCTCGTGCATGTCCTTGTCCTCCCCGTCAGACGGCGTCGTGCCGGATGAGCTTGAACAGGTACGCCTGGCAGTTGTCGCCCTCCCACGTCTGGCGGTGCAGCACGACGGGGCGGAACCCGGCGTCGACGGCGTGGGCGACGATCCGCTTCAGCTCGGCGGTGTTGGAGACGATCAGGTGGATCTCGCCGTCCGGCGCCAGCAGGTCGCGGGTCACGATCTGGTCGAAGAAGCGCAGGACGATCTCGGCGCCCACGCAGACGTTGCGCACCACCGTCGGGTCGTCGCTCGTCCGCTTGGAGACCGCCGGTGGGTTGAAGGTGACGACGTCCAGCCGGGCGGAGTCCGGGAACTCCTCGAAGAGGTTCGACACCAGCGGCCGGAAGACGGTGTCCGACCGGTCCCCGACGATCCGGGCGTAGTGCCCGGCGGCCGCGGCCACGCTGTCCGGGTGGACGTCGACCGCGTAGACCTCCCGCGCCCCCAGGGTGCCGGCGATCACGGCCTCGACGCCCAGGCCCACCCCCATCGCCGCGTACGAGCGGCCCGTGACGGGGATCGTGCCGTCCAGCAGGCGGTCGTGGACGATGCGGCTGGTGTCGCCCGGCTTGAAGACCCCCGGCGGCAGGGTGAACGTCCAGCCGTTGTAGTCGTACGTCCGCTCGGTGTGGATGTCGGACTGGGCGCTGTTCAGGGCGAGGATCTCGTCCCCCGGCAGCGTGTCGGGCAGCGAGTCCAGCAGGGCGCGGACGTCGGTCCGGGACGCTGCGGTGCCGGCTGCGGTGCCGGCTGCGGTCCGGTCGGTCATGGGTCCTCCGTGGTCGTCGGATGGGAAGGGATGTGCGTGTGCTCAGGCACCGGATGCGGTCGGCGCGGTCAGGCCCGTGTCGCTCGGGTCCGTGTCGCTCGGGTCCCTGTGGGCCGGGTCCGTGTCCGCGGGGCCCATGTGGGCCGGGACCCCATGGGGCGCACCAGTGTGGGGCTGACCCGTGTCGGCCGGACCCGTGTCCGCCCGCCCCGTGCCGAGGTCCATGGCGTTGACGAGCCGCCGGGTGAGCGTGGCCCGGGGCGCGCGCAGCACCTCGTCGGGCGTGCCGGTCTCGACGACGTGGCCGTCGTCGATGACGACGACGTGGTGGGCGACGCCGGCGAGGAGCGCGAGGTCGTGGCTGACCCAGAGGAGCGCGGTGCCGTGCTCCTCGCGCAGCCGCGCGAGTTCGGCGAGGACGGCCGCGGTGGCGGCCGGGTCCAGGGCCGTGGTGATCTCGTCGCAGACCAGGACGTCGGGCGTCGCGATGACCGCCCGTGCCAGCGCCGCCCGCTGCAGCTCGCCGCCGGACAGGCCGGCGGGCCGCCGTGCGGCACTCGCCCCGTCGAGCCCCAGACGGCCCAGCAGCCGCAGCGCCTCGGCGCGCGCGTCGCCGGGCGCGAGGCCGCGGAGCCGTACGGCGGTACGGGCCACCTGCTCGACGATCGGGTGCCGCTCGTCGAAGGAACCCCGCACCTCCTGCCACACGTACTGCACGCGCCGCTTCTGCTC
This portion of the Streptomyces changanensis genome encodes:
- the rpmF gene encoding 50S ribosomal protein L32; its protein translation is MAVPKRKMSRSNTRHRRAQWKAVTPQLVPVTVDGTVHRVPQRLVKAYERGLLRPEG
- a CDS encoding cation transporter: MVAETVSPGPSPARREELARRIRLLVAGTIAYNAVEAVVALTAGALASSAALIGFGLDSIVEVSSAAAVAWQFSARDHALREARERTALRVIAVSFFVLAAYVTVDAVRALAGGGEAERSVPGIVLAALSLAVMPFLSTAQRKAGRALGSASAVADSRQTMLCTCLSAVLLAGLLLNATLGWSWADPVAALVIAALAVKEGRNAWRGEGCCAPVVSPHAPVVSPDDPAASPLIPVVGAGEGGCGCRPGPDRCG
- a CDS encoding tellurite resistance TerB family protein, with the translated sequence MALWDRIKESASTMQTQLTAKKHELKSGAFRDASMAICALVAAADGTIDPAERRRVAELIAGNEVLQNFPADELRRRFDANLDKLTADFDFGKVSVLQEVAKAKKKPAEARAVVQIGIIIGGADGDFDKTEQAVVREACHVLELPPHEFDL
- a CDS encoding M56 family metallopeptidase, whose amino-acid sequence is MGVFVFLPLVLPLSAWPIARLAEQHLHPRAATRLLAGVAGVLAVCSTLCLALLVVVGTAQLPGNPLPDGWSDPEVRAALPYDEVAGKAAIPALMAVTAACARTVWRHHRVRRRAARALAPLPYRSVAVLRDSAPYAYALPGGPRGRVVVTTGMLGRLGSPERRALFAHERAHLAGRHHRFLLAVQLAARANPFLRPLRTAVSYTAERWADEDAAEEVGNRRLVARTIGKAALVTRGAPVATLAGFAEAGPVPRRVAALLAPAPAARVWHPASTTVGLAAWGAAAGATVSALSSANSAVTLFFVLKAATPL
- a CDS encoding MBL fold metallo-hydrolase is translated as MSSATSPTGEPFPVRVLGGPTALFEYGGLRFLTDPTFDAPGEYATPGGPRLVKTAPAAAVPADLGRVDVVLLSHDEHPDNLDTSGRALLADVPLTLTTPGGGERLGDGAKGLADWESVELERPGGGTVTVTGVPALHGPGERDEVEAITGQVVGFVLTGEGLPTVYVSGDNASLDLVKEIAARFAPVDTAVLFAGAPRFPVVFGGEPIVLDSAQAAEAAVLLGARRVVPVHYDSWAHFTEGRDRLVAAFGAAGLADRLDLGTRG
- a CDS encoding CGNR zinc finger domain-containing protein, which produces MRPMEETVIADPLPSAPGAERYPALDLANSAVTLPGGQRLDLLDTPAGAERWLVDRGLAPVDTGMQELCASLLRSLRDHVRALLAAHAAGRPAPADALTALNDALTRAPAASLLRWDPDRGLYRETAHPVARIVEHALAVLAADTADLLTGPDADRLTACGSTPCNRYLLRHGRRHWCSVRCGDRARAARAYARRTAAAAPHLRGTTTPPDGTRPPRTRL
- a CDS encoding BlaI/MecI/CopY family transcriptional regulator, whose translation is MADRNEGGAPHQARRRGQGELEAQVLAALRDAPGPVNAGWVQERLGGGLAYTTVITILTRLHGKGAVARERAGRSFAWTPTADEAGLAALRMRRVLDAEEDREAVLASFVTALTPGDEQVLRDLLAQAVDEGED
- a CDS encoding ArsR/SmtB family transcription factor; this translates as MLTLASDIEVLARFGRALADPLRCRVLLALRQAPAYPAELADALGVSRTRLSNHLACLRDCGLVVALPDGRRTRYELADERLGHALDDLRAAVVAVEAGRTCGDADEKGCC